In Streptosporangiales bacterium, the sequence AGCAGACCGATGCGTTCCTCGACACCGCCATCGACGATCCCTGGTATCCGGTGTAGGCGAGCGTCGCGGCGAGGGATGTGGCCTGCGCTGGTCCGACGTCGACCTGACCGACGGACGGCTGTGGGTGCGGCAGCAGGTCATCTCGGTCGCCGGGCAGCTGCACGTGACCGTGCCGAAGACGCCCGCCGGCCGCCGCCAGGTAGCGCTCGACGCTGGTACCGTCCGAGTGCTCGCCAGGCACCGCAAGGCCATGGCTGGGTACGACTCGGACTTGGTGTTCTGCGCGCCGGACGGCGACCTGCTGATACCCGACCTGGTCACAA encodes:
- a CDS encoding tyrosine-type recombinase/integrase, which translates into the protein ADRCVPRHRHRRSLVSGVGERRGEGCGLRWSDVDLTDGRLWVRQQVISVAGQLHVTVPKTPAGRRQVALDAGTVRVLARHRKAMAGYDSDLVFCAPDGDLLIPDLVTRRLRALAEQVGLPPVRLHGLRHDAATLLLAAGTEMKVVQERLGHTRYATTADFYTTVLPSLDRNAAEAAAALVPPSRGVKEVWNHTGTTHVTG